The Pleuronectes platessa chromosome 11, fPlePla1.1, whole genome shotgun sequence DNA segment ATTACAATATCAAAACAAAGAAGGTACTTATGGTCCTATAAATATACTGCGGAGcctgtttgtgagtctgtctcTTTTCATGCAGTTTGCCACGTCCTGTGGTTCCCAACCAGGGGTTAGACTGCTCCCAGCGAAACCCATTTAAATCTGAGGGGCCATGAGTGGATATatgacagagaaaagaagagaaattatGTCAAATTTGGGGGTTGATCTCTTGGACTTAGTTGGAGCCGCTAACCTTCTGGAGTCTCTGGTAACTGCGcagggggggaaataaataGTCCAGCACATAGTCCCTCATATAATGACAACATGCTGCTTTCACTCTGGTTTTGGTAAAGTGTGAATAAACAGGATATAATGTGTAATACGATGAatttcaatgttttttgttttgcatcctAACTATAAAACTGACAAATGAACCTCTAATTTCTAATTTGTTGAATACCTCCGACTGGTAGGGGGATTTTGTTGTTGCTTTACAGAAAAAAGCTTTAcctatttaataattattttccaaaatgtccaACTATTTCTGTTACGAGGTCAGTAAAAGTTCCTGACTCCTCTTACAGGTGAGATGAGGGACCGGATGTGTGAGCTGCAGACTTCCAACCCCAGGTCTGCAAAGGAGGAGCAAAGGGATGAAGAGAACCACAGccctgaggatgaggagccccTGGAGCAACATGCAATCGTGTTTGAGGCGGAGGACCTAATAGCCGGCATCTACAAGGAGGCCCAGGCCATGAGGAAGGAGATGCTGCTGTGCAAAATGGACGTGAAGCGTCTCGGGAAGCAGAACACCAGGTTCCTCACATCCGTCAGGAGGATAAGCAGCATCAAGCGGGACTCCAACACTCTGGGCCGGGGCATCAAGGCCCGAGGGGAGGCCATTTACGCTCGGCTGGAGAAGATGGGGAAGTTCAGCAAGCACCTTGAGGAGGAACACGGACCCACCTCAGCTATAGCTCGCATGGTGCGTTCGCAGTACGTGTCCCTGACCAACGACTTCCACGGCACCATGTCCGAGTTCAACGAGGCCGAGATGGAGCAGAGGGAGAACTGCAAGACGCGCATCCAGAGGCAGGCGGAGATCATGGGCCA contains these protein-coding regions:
- the stx11a gene encoding syntaxin-11a yields the protein MRDRMCELQTSNPRSAKEEQRDEENHSPEDEEPLEQHAIVFEAEDLIAGIYKEAQAMRKEMLLCKMDVKRLGKQNTRFLTSVRRISSIKRDSNTLGRGIKARGEAIYARLEKMGKFSKHLEEEHGPTSAIARMVRSQYVSLTNDFHGTMSEFNEAEMEQRENCKTRIQRQAEIMGQEVSREQIDQMIETGKWNVFSDNLLLEGKSARSALNEIENRHKELLELEGRLREIQELFFQMAILVEEQGYMVNNIEANVGATQDYVVKASAQIKQAVKYKRNNPCKKLFCCCFPCCK